The Cydia amplana chromosome 11, ilCydAmpl1.1, whole genome shotgun sequence genome includes a region encoding these proteins:
- the LOC134652038 gene encoding peptide methionine sulfoxide reductase: MLRIIRSFCNMKPPVNATLLHDVDIPTKKATFGMGCFWSNDSLFGATPGVIRTRVGYSGGTTKNPHYRSLGDHTEVIELDYDPKTVTFEDLLDMFWGNHEYGLTTKLKRQYQSMILYHDDEQREAAEASYEEMTARFGQLRTEIVPASTFYPAEDYHQKYRLQGHKDLCRSLGLDSAKLQTSHLAARLNGYLVGVGGKAQFEAELAQLGLNEKQAEYVRTEIDRNEGGGLAC, translated from the exons GCCACCCTCCTCCACGATGTCGACATCCCGACGAAGAAAGCCACATTCGGCATGGGGTGTTTCTGGTCCAACGACTCACTGTTCGGCGCCACGCCGGGCGTCATCCGGACCAGAGTCGGTTACTCTGGCGGCACCACCAAGAATCCACACTACAGAAGCCT CGGTGACCACACGGAGGTGATCGAGCTGGACTACGACCCCAAAACCGTCACCTTCGAGGATCTGTTGGACATGTTCTGGGGTAACCATGAGTACGGACTAACCACCAAGCTAAAGAGACAG TACCAATCCATGATCCTATACCATGATGACGAGCAGCGTGAGGCGGCCGAGGCGTCCTACGAAGAGATGACAGCGCGGTTCGGCCAACTACGCACTGAGATAGTACCGGCTTCCACATTCTACCCGGCAGAAGA TTACCACCAAAAATACCGTCTCCAAGGCCACAAGGACCTCTGCCGGAGCCTCGGGTTGGACTCGGCCAAGCTTCAGACCTCGCACCTCGCGGCGCGACTCAACGGGTACCTCGTGGGCGTCGGCGGCAAAGCGCAGTTCGAGGCCGAACTCGCTCAGTTGGGCCTCAATGAGAAACAGGCGGAATACGTAAGGACTGAGATTGACCGTAACGAGGGAGGCGGGTTGGCATGCTAG